The Acinetobacter pittii genome contains a region encoding:
- a CDS encoding efflux RND transporter permease subunit, translating to MIARIIRFSIANRVFVLLAALILAAWGTWAVKNTPVDALPDLSDVQVIIRTNFSGQAPQIVENQVTYPLTTTMLSVPGVKTVRGYSFFGDSFVYVIFDEHTDLYWARSRVLEYLNQIQGKMPANAKSSLGPDATGVGWVYEYALVDPTGQHDLSELRSIQDWFLKYELKTLPNVAEVATIGGMVKQYQVVLDPSKMATLGVTQNNVIEAIQKANQETGGSVLEMAETEYMVRASGYLKTLDDFRQIPLRTNSFGVPVSLGDVATIQLGPEMRRGISELNGQGETVGGVVILRAGKNARETITAVKAKLAELQQSLPKGVQVVPVYDRSQLIDRAVENLSHKLIEEFIVVALVCGLFLWHLRSAMVAIVSLPLGILSAFLVMHYQGLNANIMSLGGIAIAIGAMVDAAIVMVENAHKHIETWQHEHPEQVLEAQVRWNIITRSASEVGPTLFFCLLIITLSFIPIFTLQAQEGRLFSPLAFTKTYAMAAAAGLSITLIPVLMGYWIRGKLPSEQRNPLNRFLIKIYSPMLDKVLAHPKTILLGALLIFLISLFPLTRLGGEFLPNMDEGDLLYMPSALPGLSAAKASELLQQTDRMIKTVPEVATVFGKAGRAESATDSAPLEMFETTIQFKPRSEWRSGMTPDKLIKELDKAVQVPGLTNIWVPPIRNRIDMLATGVKSPIGIKVSANDLQDIDRVAQQIEQVAKQVPGVSSALAERLTGGRYVDVDINRMQAARYGLNIKDVQQIVSSAIGGENIGETVEGLARYPINVRYPREIRDSLEALRNLPILTESGQQIVLSSVANIQITDGPPMLKSENARPSGWIYVDVQGRDLASVVQDLKQAIDQKVKRSSAMSISYSGQFEFMERANARLKVVIPITLMIIFLLLYLIFRQVQDAVLIMATLPFALIGGIWAMYLSDYHFSVAIAVGFIALAGVAAEFGVVMLFYLKQAIEHAQQSLSSSTASLTEQQLNKAIHTGAVLRVRPKAMTVAVILAGLIPILLGTGTGSELMSRIALPMVGGMISAPLLSMFVIPAAYQLLIKRKLSKN from the coding sequence ATGATTGCCCGTATTATTCGTTTTTCAATTGCGAATCGTGTATTTGTCCTGTTGGCCGCTTTAATTCTGGCTGCTTGGGGAACTTGGGCCGTAAAGAATACTCCGGTCGATGCATTACCAGATTTGTCTGATGTACAAGTAATTATTCGAACTAATTTTTCTGGTCAGGCACCACAAATTGTTGAAAATCAGGTGACCTACCCTTTAACAACAACCATGTTATCGGTACCGGGTGTTAAAACTGTTCGCGGTTATTCTTTTTTTGGTGACTCATTTGTTTATGTCATCTTTGATGAACATACTGACCTTTACTGGGCCCGTTCTCGTGTATTGGAGTATCTAAATCAAATTCAAGGGAAAATGCCTGCAAATGCGAAATCTTCATTGGGACCAGATGCCACTGGCGTTGGTTGGGTTTATGAATATGCATTAGTAGACCCAACAGGACAGCATGATCTTTCGGAGCTGAGAAGCATACAAGACTGGTTTTTAAAGTATGAACTGAAGACATTACCTAATGTGGCTGAAGTTGCCACAATTGGGGGAATGGTTAAGCAATATCAGGTTGTCTTAGACCCAAGCAAGATGGCTACTTTAGGTGTCACACAAAACAATGTCATTGAGGCGATTCAAAAAGCTAATCAGGAAACTGGTGGTTCAGTTCTGGAAATGGCTGAAACGGAATATATGGTGCGGGCTTCTGGTTATTTAAAAACTTTAGATGATTTTCGCCAAATTCCTTTACGAACAAATAGTTTCGGTGTTCCTGTTTCTTTAGGTGATGTTGCAACTATTCAACTTGGTCCAGAAATGCGTCGTGGCATCAGTGAATTGAATGGGCAAGGTGAAACGGTTGGGGGTGTCGTGATTTTACGAGCAGGTAAAAATGCACGTGAAACGATTACTGCTGTGAAAGCGAAGCTAGCTGAATTACAACAAAGTCTACCGAAAGGTGTACAAGTTGTTCCTGTATATGATCGCAGTCAATTGATTGATAGAGCAGTAGAAAATCTCAGCCATAAATTAATTGAAGAGTTTATTGTGGTGGCTTTAGTCTGTGGACTATTCCTCTGGCATTTACGTTCAGCAATGGTGGCTATTGTTTCTTTGCCGCTTGGGATTTTATCTGCTTTCTTGGTGATGCATTATCAAGGGCTAAATGCCAATATCATGTCGTTGGGTGGTATTGCTATCGCGATTGGCGCTATGGTCGATGCCGCAATTGTAATGGTTGAAAATGCACATAAGCATATCGAAACTTGGCAACACGAACATCCTGAGCAAGTCTTGGAAGCACAAGTCCGTTGGAACATCATTACACGTTCTGCCAGTGAGGTCGGGCCAACTTTATTTTTCTGTCTACTCATCATTACCTTATCCTTCATTCCTATTTTTACTTTACAGGCACAAGAAGGTCGCTTGTTCTCACCACTGGCATTTACTAAAACCTATGCAATGGCAGCAGCAGCAGGTTTATCCATTACCTTGATTCCCGTTTTAATGGGTTATTGGATTCGAGGGAAATTACCTTCTGAACAGCGTAATCCACTGAACCGTTTTCTGATCAAAATATACAGCCCTATGTTGGATAAGGTTTTAGCTCATCCAAAGACAATTTTACTTGGTGCATTGCTAATTTTCCTTATTAGTCTTTTCCCTTTAACACGGTTAGGTGGGGAGTTTCTACCCAATATGGATGAAGGTGATTTACTGTATATGCCTTCAGCTTTACCGGGATTGTCCGCAGCAAAAGCTTCTGAGCTACTCCAACAGACTGATCGAATGATTAAAACCGTTCCTGAAGTTGCAACAGTATTCGGTAAAGCTGGTCGCGCAGAGTCAGCCACAGATTCTGCACCATTAGAAATGTTTGAAACCACGATTCAGTTCAAACCACGGTCTGAATGGCGTTCAGGTATGACACCTGACAAATTGATAAAAGAACTAGATAAGGCAGTCCAAGTACCGGGTTTAACAAACATTTGGGTGCCACCTATCCGTAACCGGATTGATATGTTGGCAACTGGGGTGAAAAGTCCAATCGGGATTAAGGTTTCAGCAAATGATCTGCAAGATATTGATCGGGTAGCACAGCAAATTGAACAAGTGGCTAAACAGGTGCCCGGTGTTAGTTCAGCTTTAGCTGAACGGCTCACAGGTGGTCGATATGTTGATGTTGATATTAACCGTATGCAGGCTGCGCGATATGGTCTCAATATTAAAGATGTACAGCAAATCGTCTCATCAGCGATTGGCGGGGAAAATATTGGTGAAACTGTTGAAGGCTTGGCACGGTATCCCATTAATGTACGTTACCCACGAGAGATTCGAGATTCACTGGAAGCCTTAAGAAATTTACCGATTCTAACTGAATCTGGTCAACAAATAGTCTTGAGTAGTGTTGCTAATATTCAAATTACAGATGGGCCGCCAATGCTTAAAAGTGAGAATGCCCGTCCAAGTGGTTGGATCTATGTCGATGTACAAGGACGTGACTTAGCTTCGGTTGTACAAGATTTGAAGCAGGCCATAGACCAAAAAGTAAAACGTTCTTCTGCCATGAGCATTAGCTATTCAGGACAGTTTGAGTTCATGGAGCGTGCGAATGCTCGCTTAAAAGTTGTTATTCCAATTACTTTGATGATCATTTTTCTATTGCTCTATTTGATTTTTAGGCAAGTACAAGATGCTGTTCTGATTATGGCAACACTACCTTTTGCCTTGATTGGTGGTATTTGGGCTATGTACTTGAGTGATTATCACTTTTCGGTTGCGATTGCTGTTGGTTTTATTGCACTTGCTGGTGTTGCCGCAGAGTTTGGTGTAGTCATGTTGTTCTATTTAAAGCAAGCAATTGAGCATGCACAGCAAAGCCTATCTTCTTCAACGGCATCCTTAACAGAGCAACAACTCAATAAGGCAATTCATACAGGAGCCGTGCTACGTGTTCGCCCTAAAGCAATGACAGTCGCTGTCATTTTGGCGGGGTTAATCCCTATTCTGTTGGGGACTGGAACAGGTTCTGAATTAATGAGTCGTATTGCTTTACCTATGGTTGGGGGGATGATTTCAGCCCCTCTCTTATCTATGTTTGTTATCCCTGCGGCATATCAGCTTTTAATCAAAAGAAAACTATCAAAGAATTGA